One genomic region from Leifsonia sp. Root1293 encodes:
- a CDS encoding aminotransferase class V-fold PLP-dependent enzyme translates to MAVTLAGRPGVVGSSLRVPLVTGGDSRYVNLDYAASAPALTAVADHVAELLPLYASVHRGAGYASQVSTSVYENARGIVGEFVNARESDVVVFTRNTTEALGLLASAVPGETVLLDIEHHANLLPWQRRAARIVLAADTLAETLARLDAELAARPAALVTVTGASNVTGETMPLRAIATIAHRRGARLAVDGAQLVPHRRVDLLRDGVDYLAFSGHKVYAPFGAGVLVGRKDWLDAAPPLLQGGGAVVEVTLHGATWHPAPSRHEAGSPNVVGVAALARAVSEIGRLDADEWVADDRALRGRLVAGLEALPGVHPHRIFSDSVDAVGVVSFSIDGTDAGLVAAYLSAEHGIGVRDGRFCAHPLLARLGVDGPALRASFGVGSTDADIDALLGALTLFLASGPAWRYEYVDGQWTPVDDARPRPDWAPARGASAVRFGCAA, encoded by the coding sequence ATGGCGGTGACTCTCGCCGGCAGGCCGGGCGTCGTCGGGTCCTCGCTTCGGGTGCCGCTGGTGACGGGCGGCGACAGCCGGTACGTCAACCTCGACTACGCAGCGAGCGCCCCGGCCCTGACCGCCGTCGCCGACCACGTCGCCGAACTGCTCCCGCTCTACGCCAGCGTGCACCGCGGCGCAGGCTATGCGTCGCAGGTCTCGACCAGCGTCTACGAGAATGCCCGCGGCATCGTCGGCGAGTTCGTGAACGCCCGCGAGAGCGACGTCGTCGTCTTCACCCGCAACACCACGGAGGCGCTCGGCCTGCTCGCCAGCGCCGTCCCCGGCGAGACCGTGCTGCTCGACATCGAGCACCACGCGAACCTGCTTCCGTGGCAGCGGCGGGCGGCCCGCATCGTGCTGGCGGCCGACACCCTCGCCGAGACGCTCGCACGCCTCGACGCCGAACTCGCCGCGCGCCCGGCCGCGCTGGTGACGGTGACGGGGGCGAGCAACGTCACGGGCGAGACCATGCCGCTCCGCGCCATCGCGACGATCGCCCACCGCCGGGGCGCCAGGCTGGCCGTCGACGGCGCCCAGCTGGTACCGCATCGCCGCGTCGACCTGCTGCGCGACGGCGTCGACTACCTCGCCTTCTCCGGCCACAAGGTCTACGCCCCCTTCGGTGCCGGAGTGCTCGTCGGGCGCAAGGACTGGCTCGACGCCGCGCCACCCCTGCTCCAGGGCGGGGGAGCGGTGGTCGAGGTCACTCTGCACGGTGCCACCTGGCATCCGGCGCCCTCCCGCCATGAGGCCGGCTCGCCCAACGTCGTGGGGGTGGCGGCCCTGGCCAGAGCCGTCAGCGAGATCGGCCGGCTCGATGCCGATGAGTGGGTCGCCGACGACCGTGCCCTCCGCGGCCGGCTCGTGGCCGGGCTCGAGGCACTGCCCGGCGTGCATCCGCACCGCATCTTCAGCGACAGTGTCGACGCCGTCGGCGTGGTGTCGTTCTCCATCGACGGAACCGATGCCGGGCTCGTCGCCGCCTACCTCTCGGCGGAGCACGGCATCGGCGTGCGCGACGGGCGCTTCTGCGCGCACCCCCTCCTCGCCAGGCTCGGCGTCGACGGGCCGGCGCTGCGCGCGAGCTTCGGGGTCGGATCGACGGATGCCGACATCGATGCCCTGCTCGGCGCCCTGACGCTGTTCCTCGCCAGCGGCCCGGCCTGGCGCTACGAGTACGTCGACGGCCAGTGGACGCCGGTCGACGACGCCAGGCCCAGGCCGGACTGGGCACCTGCACGGGGAGCATCGGCCGTACGATTCGGCTGCGCTGCCTGA
- a CDS encoding aldo/keto reductase, whose translation MTNTVPSITLNDGHTIPQLGFGVFKVDPAETERIVTAALEVGYRHLDTAKVYGNESGVGKAIADSGIARDDLFVTTKLWNDDQGTQSAFDAFDRSLEQLGLDYVDLYLIHWPSPKKDRYVESWKALEQIQASGRARSIGVSNFLVPHLEKLLASTDVVPAVNQIELHPAHQQPAVTAFAREHGIHIEAWGPLGQGKYPLFEAEAVAGAASAHGKTPAQVVIRWHLQTGNIVFPKSNRRERMAENFDVLDFSLTDAEVAAITALEREGRVSAHPDEVE comes from the coding sequence ATGACGAACACCGTTCCCAGCATCACCCTCAACGACGGCCACACGATCCCGCAGCTCGGCTTCGGCGTGTTCAAGGTCGACCCGGCCGAGACGGAGCGCATCGTGACCGCCGCGCTCGAGGTCGGCTACCGCCACCTCGACACCGCCAAGGTCTACGGCAACGAATCCGGCGTCGGCAAGGCGATCGCCGACTCCGGCATCGCCCGCGACGATCTCTTCGTCACCACGAAGCTCTGGAACGACGACCAGGGCACGCAGTCGGCATTCGACGCCTTCGACCGCAGCCTCGAGCAGCTCGGGCTCGACTACGTCGACCTCTACCTCATCCATTGGCCGAGCCCGAAGAAGGACCGCTACGTCGAGAGTTGGAAGGCACTCGAGCAGATCCAGGCGTCCGGCCGCGCACGCTCCATCGGAGTCTCGAACTTCCTCGTCCCTCACCTCGAGAAGCTCCTCGCCAGCACCGACGTCGTTCCCGCCGTCAACCAGATCGAGCTGCATCCGGCGCACCAGCAGCCGGCCGTCACGGCGTTCGCCCGCGAGCACGGCATCCACATCGAGGCGTGGGGTCCACTCGGACAGGGCAAGTACCCGCTCTTCGAGGCCGAGGCCGTCGCAGGTGCGGCATCCGCCCACGGCAAGACGCCGGCCCAGGTCGTCATCCGCTGGCACCTCCAGACGGGCAACATCGTCTTCCCGAAGTCGAACCGTCGGGAGCGCATGGCGGAGAACTTCGACGTCCTCGACTTCTCGCTGACGGATGCCGAGGTCGCCGCGATCACGGCGCTCGAGCGCGAGGGGCGTGTGAGCGCGCACCCCGACGAGGTGGAGTAG
- a CDS encoding PPOX class F420-dependent oxidoreductase produces MTPELLALLRQPSPCFLSTIMKDGSPQVTETWVDTDGSNVIINSVVTHLKVRNVRRDPRVAVAIQDPENPFRFIQVRGRVTAMTTEGGEESIEALSQKYTGRAYPWYGGRDQQRIILTIDPEKVSGQG; encoded by the coding sequence ATGACCCCCGAGCTCCTCGCCCTGCTCCGCCAGCCCAGCCCCTGCTTCCTCTCCACCATCATGAAGGACGGCTCACCTCAGGTGACCGAGACGTGGGTGGACACCGACGGCAGCAACGTCATCATCAACTCCGTCGTCACCCACCTCAAGGTGCGCAACGTCCGCCGCGACCCGCGGGTCGCCGTCGCCATCCAGGACCCGGAGAACCCGTTCCGCTTCATCCAGGTGCGCGGTCGCGTCACCGCGATGACCACCGAGGGCGGCGAGGAGAGCATCGAGGCGCTGTCGCAGAAGTACACCGGTCGCGCCTACCCCTGGTACGGAGGCCGCGACCAGCAGCGCATCATCCTGACCATCGACCCCGAGAAGGTCAGCGGACAGGGCTGA
- a CDS encoding thioredoxin domain-containing protein, producing MALNRLADSTSPYLLAHATNPVQWWPWGAEAFAEAKRRDVPVFVSIGYATCHWCHVMARESFSDPMIAAYLDDNFVAIKVDREEHPDVDASYLAAAGAFTKELGWPLSVFTTPDGLAFFAGTYYPPRAVQGVPGFLQLLGAVTDAWTDRRADVLGTASAIGEALAAAGAASAQTPDGDVDLPDATALDDAATGLIAFEDHVHGGFGTAPKFPVAPVLAFLLEGGGDGAASATRSLKAMGASALRDSVEGGFFRYATRPDWTEPHYERMLYDNALLLDTYTTAWRQNPDLNPWAATVASEVARFLLERMQLPDGGFASAQDSESTIDGRRSEGGYYALDREGRTHQTPPALDRKLLTGWNGLAIGGLSRAGFAFGRPDWVAAAARAADRLLDQHVRPDRLVRSSLDGRVSEATATLEDYGMLAGGLLDLALASGVARYAAAARELVAAVMPSAGGFFRVPGGPDPVLAAQGIALGVDPSEGAYPSGLTATADAAHRLFLLTADRDFLDAARTAMGFAAAGALANPLAAGGALALLRRLTRPIVQLVTVVPDAAVAVASGAPAAAADALTNAALRHPASVSTIVTDAQAREFAEAGFELFEYRSSVDGAAAAYLCSDFVCRLPVTDPSELQRQP from the coding sequence ATGGCGCTCAATCGTCTGGCCGACTCGACCTCTCCGTACCTGCTCGCCCATGCCACCAATCCGGTGCAATGGTGGCCATGGGGAGCCGAGGCCTTCGCCGAGGCGAAGCGCCGGGACGTGCCGGTCTTCGTGTCCATCGGCTATGCCACCTGCCACTGGTGCCACGTCATGGCGCGGGAGAGTTTCAGCGACCCGATGATCGCCGCATACCTCGACGACAACTTCGTCGCCATCAAGGTCGATCGCGAAGAGCATCCCGACGTCGATGCCAGCTATCTGGCCGCAGCGGGCGCCTTCACGAAGGAGCTCGGCTGGCCGCTGAGCGTCTTCACCACCCCCGACGGCCTGGCGTTCTTCGCGGGAACGTACTATCCGCCGCGTGCCGTGCAGGGTGTTCCGGGATTCCTCCAGCTCCTCGGTGCCGTGACCGATGCCTGGACCGATCGCCGTGCCGATGTGCTGGGCACGGCCTCGGCCATCGGAGAGGCGCTGGCGGCGGCCGGCGCTGCCTCGGCCCAGACGCCGGACGGCGACGTGGACCTCCCCGACGCCACGGCCCTCGATGACGCCGCCACCGGACTCATCGCCTTCGAGGACCACGTTCACGGGGGATTCGGCACGGCGCCGAAGTTCCCCGTGGCCCCGGTACTCGCCTTCCTCCTGGAGGGAGGCGGGGACGGCGCCGCATCAGCGACCCGCTCGCTGAAGGCGATGGGGGCCTCGGCCCTGCGCGATTCCGTCGAGGGCGGCTTCTTCCGCTACGCCACCCGCCCCGACTGGACCGAACCGCACTATGAGCGCATGCTCTACGACAACGCCCTGCTTCTCGACACGTACACGACCGCGTGGAGGCAGAACCCAGACCTGAACCCGTGGGCGGCCACCGTCGCCTCGGAGGTCGCGCGTTTCCTTCTCGAACGGATGCAGCTCCCCGACGGCGGATTCGCCAGCGCCCAGGACTCGGAGAGCACCATCGACGGGCGACGCTCCGAGGGCGGCTATTACGCGCTCGACCGTGAGGGGCGCACGCACCAGACGCCACCAGCCCTCGACCGCAAGCTGCTCACGGGCTGGAACGGCCTCGCCATCGGTGGGCTGAGTCGCGCCGGTTTCGCCTTCGGTCGCCCGGACTGGGTCGCCGCGGCCGCCCGCGCGGCTGACCGTCTTCTCGACCAGCACGTGCGACCGGACAGGCTCGTGCGTTCGTCGCTCGACGGCCGGGTGTCAGAGGCCACGGCCACCCTCGAGGACTACGGCATGCTCGCCGGCGGTCTGCTCGACCTCGCCCTGGCCAGCGGCGTCGCCCGCTACGCTGCCGCAGCGCGGGAACTCGTCGCCGCTGTCATGCCGAGCGCTGGCGGATTTTTCAGGGTTCCCGGCGGACCGGACCCCGTTCTCGCCGCGCAGGGCATCGCCCTGGGCGTCGACCCGTCCGAGGGTGCGTACCCATCGGGCTTGACCGCGACCGCAGACGCAGCTCACAGGCTGTTCCTGCTCACGGCCGACCGGGACTTCCTCGACGCCGCACGCACGGCGATGGGTTTCGCGGCCGCAGGCGCCCTCGCGAACCCGCTCGCCGCCGGCGGAGCGCTCGCCCTGCTCCGGCGCCTGACCCGGCCGATCGTGCAACTCGTGACGGTGGTCCCGGATGCGGCCGTCGCCGTCGCCAGCGGTGCGCCGGCCGCCGCCGCCGACGCTCTGACGAACGCCGCACTTCGGCATCCGGCATCAGTCAGCACCATCGTCACCGATGCCCAGGCGCGGGAGTTCGCCGAGGCCGGCTTCGAGCTCTTCGAGTACCGCAGCAGTGTCGACGGAGCGGCGGCGGCCTATCTCTGCAGCGATTTCGTCTGCCGCCTGCCGGTGACGGACCCGTCGGAATTGCAACGACAGCCGTAA
- the msuE gene encoding FMN reductase has translation MPILNVVAVSGSLHAPSKTTALVREIVRVLERTLGGAVEVRTRFVELSVSGPAFAGALRRDQLSLEAEEELRAIEAADLLIVASPVYRASFTGLFKHLFDFVGQYSLIDKPVLLAATGGSDRHALIIEHQFRPLFSFFQALTLPIGVYAKDADFTDYVVTNPALDERIEQAINRGLPIIRTIVAPEDVSAYVGTW, from the coding sequence ATGCCCATCCTGAATGTCGTCGCCGTCTCCGGAAGCCTGCACGCTCCGTCGAAGACCACAGCCCTCGTCCGCGAGATCGTGCGTGTGCTCGAGCGCACGCTCGGCGGTGCTGTCGAGGTGCGTACACGCTTCGTCGAGCTGAGCGTGAGCGGCCCGGCCTTCGCCGGCGCTCTGCGCCGCGATCAGCTCTCACTGGAGGCCGAGGAGGAGCTTCGGGCCATCGAGGCCGCCGACCTCCTCATCGTGGCCAGTCCCGTCTATAGGGCCTCGTTCACCGGACTGTTCAAGCACCTCTTCGACTTCGTCGGGCAGTACTCGCTCATCGACAAGCCGGTCCTGCTCGCGGCGACCGGCGGCAGCGACAGGCACGCGCTCATCATCGAGCACCAGTTCCGTCCGCTGTTCTCCTTCTTCCAGGCGTTGACCCTGCCCATCGGCGTCTACGCGAAGGACGCCGACTTCACCGACTACGTGGTGACCAACCCGGCCCTCGACGAACGCATCGAGCAGGCCATCAACCGCGGGCTGCCCATCATCCGCACCATCGTCGCGCCGGAAGACGTCTCGGCGTACGTCGGAACCTGGTGA
- a CDS encoding ABC transporter permease, producing MSTVQLTLLHAKYSIIETARIPIALIGSLAFPSLALLFFVVPQRTVADDPVFATQAVISLCVFAVMSNALFGFGLTISEAREKPWDPYLRTLPAPGVARVLAHVFSTGALGLAAIIPVIVIGGLATAAQAPLGNVLAGFVALAVSGLTFMFIGICIGYSMPSKAAIAVVQVVMFALAFIGGLFLPPFLFADWLNTISMFTPSRQARELVIWAVQGGELEPWVWLGVLAWTIVTFTLALLLFRRDEGRRYR from the coding sequence ATGAGCACCGTCCAGCTCACCCTGCTGCACGCGAAGTACTCCATCATCGAGACGGCGCGCATCCCGATCGCCCTCATCGGCTCGCTGGCCTTCCCCTCCCTCGCCCTGCTGTTCTTCGTGGTTCCGCAGCGCACCGTCGCCGACGATCCCGTCTTCGCGACGCAGGCCGTGATCTCCCTGTGCGTCTTCGCCGTGATGTCGAATGCACTGTTCGGCTTCGGACTCACCATCTCCGAGGCGCGTGAGAAGCCGTGGGATCCCTACCTGCGCACCCTGCCTGCTCCCGGAGTGGCCAGAGTGCTGGCACACGTGTTCTCGACAGGCGCCCTCGGTCTCGCCGCGATCATCCCGGTGATCGTGATCGGCGGGCTCGCGACCGCGGCCCAGGCGCCCCTCGGCAATGTGCTCGCCGGCTTCGTGGCGCTCGCCGTCTCAGGACTGACGTTCATGTTCATCGGCATCTGCATCGGATACTCGATGCCGTCGAAGGCGGCCATCGCGGTCGTGCAGGTGGTGATGTTCGCGCTCGCGTTCATCGGCGGACTGTTCCTGCCGCCCTTCCTCTTCGCCGACTGGCTGAACACCATCTCGATGTTCACGCCGTCGCGGCAGGCCCGCGAGCTCGTCATCTGGGCCGTGCAGGGCGGAGAGCTCGAGCCGTGGGTGTGGCTGGGCGTCCTCGCGTGGACGATCGTCACCTTCACACTCGCGCTGCTGCTGTTCCGACGCGACGAGGGCCGCCGCTACCGCTGA
- a CDS encoding transcriptional regulator has protein sequence MPDLDPVIHAQARLRITAALATREPGESIAFPRLQELLDMTAGNLSTHLRKLEDAGYIDVEKSHKGRTPVTYLALSKTGRRAFEDYMDTLRSVLGTPS, from the coding sequence GTGCCTGACCTCGACCCCGTCATCCACGCTCAGGCGCGCCTGCGCATCACGGCGGCACTCGCGACACGCGAGCCGGGGGAGTCGATCGCGTTCCCCCGTCTCCAGGAGCTGCTCGACATGACCGCCGGCAACCTCTCCACTCACCTGCGCAAGCTCGAGGACGCCGGCTACATCGACGTCGAGAAGTCGCACAAGGGCCGCACCCCTGTCACCTACCTGGCGCTCAGCAAGACCGGGCGGCGGGCATTCGAGGACTACATGGACACCCTCAGATCCGTATTGGGAACCCCATCATGA
- a CDS encoding ABC transporter ATP-binding protein, with protein sequence MITADSPTTPAPAGTTLASLRNVSRRFGDRLAIDDVTLDIEAGSILGLLGPNGAGKTTLISLLEGLRSPSSGTVRLFGGSPGDHRNRVGLGSTPQETALPATLRVGEVIDFVGRHFPERMPTADLAGEFGLTELLRRQTGSLSGGQKRRLSVALAFVGRPRLVLLDEPTTGLDVDARRTLWDALRRQHEAGATVVVTSHYLEEIEALAERVVVMAHGRVIADDTVPRVLARVALRQVRLVSPEVWRIAALDGVVRHEASGDGSTTFYAQDSDRLIVDLVRSGIPFSGLAVRGATLEEAFLTLTGDAAPGSVEATSEGTGS encoded by the coding sequence ATGATCACCGCAGACTCGCCCACCACGCCCGCGCCGGCCGGCACGACGCTGGCATCGCTCAGGAACGTCAGTCGACGATTCGGCGACAGGCTCGCCATCGACGACGTCACCCTCGACATCGAGGCGGGAAGCATCCTGGGGCTGCTCGGTCCCAACGGGGCCGGCAAGACCACGCTCATCTCGCTGCTCGAAGGGCTGAGATCGCCGTCGAGCGGAACCGTGCGCCTCTTCGGCGGATCCCCGGGCGATCACCGCAACCGCGTCGGCCTCGGAAGCACTCCGCAGGAGACGGCATTGCCAGCCACCCTCAGGGTCGGCGAGGTCATCGACTTCGTCGGCAGGCATTTTCCCGAGCGGATGCCGACGGCCGACCTCGCCGGGGAGTTCGGGCTGACCGAACTCCTGCGACGCCAGACCGGCTCGCTGTCTGGAGGGCAGAAGCGCAGGCTCAGCGTGGCGCTGGCCTTCGTGGGGAGACCACGGCTCGTGCTGCTCGACGAACCGACGACCGGCCTCGACGTCGATGCCCGTCGCACCCTGTGGGACGCGCTCCGGCGCCAGCACGAGGCCGGGGCGACGGTCGTCGTCACGAGTCACTACCTCGAGGAGATCGAGGCCCTGGCCGAGCGTGTCGTGGTGATGGCGCACGGCAGGGTGATCGCCGACGACACGGTGCCGCGGGTGCTCGCCCGCGTCGCGCTCCGCCAGGTGCGGCTGGTCTCGCCCGAGGTGTGGCGCATCGCAGCCCTCGACGGCGTCGTCAGGCACGAGGCATCCGGTGACGGCTCGACGACCTTCTACGCCCAGGACTCGGACAGGCTCATCGTCGACCTGGTGCGATCGGGCATCCCGTTCTCCGGCCTCGCCGTGCGCGGCGCCACGCTCGAGGAGGCCTTCCTCACCCTCACCGGAGACGCGGCTCCCGGCTCCGTCGAAGCCACGTCGGAAGGAACCGGCTCATGA